TTTTGGAAGGTCCCAAACTTTCTCAAGGGTCTTCTTCTCAACCAATGCCTGGTACATTGCCTCAGTTGCTTGGTACCCAAGGTCTACTGGGTTCTGGAGAACTTCACCAATCCAACTCTCATTTCCATCGGTAATATAGCTGAGAACATCCTTGTCCCCTGCAATTCCTATGAATTTGATTTCTCGTCGGTTGGCAGCCTTCGCAGCATTATAGGCCCCCACTACCTCAGCATCGTTATGTCCACTGACCACATCAATGACAGGTTCTCTCTGCAAGACATTTTCCATGAGGCTCTGGGCTGAGTCTCTTGAACCTGCACCAACATCACCTTCTTCAATGATTCTGGCCTTCGGGAATGAAGCCAATACTACATCCCTAAAACCTTCATACCTGTCAAGCGAAACTTGGCCAGAGGTAGGTCTGCTGATAAAGAGACACACAGGATTCTGTTTGTTCAGGGTCTTGAGATACTCAACAGCAACTTTACCTGCTGTTTCTCCGAGCATCCTCATGTCGTGACCAACAAAGGTCTCCCACACAATATCACTCTCTTTCTGAGGATTCTGAGCATAGTCACCAATAACAAAGGGAATTCCTTTCGCCACATACTGCTTCATGGTCGGAATTGCTGAGGAAGCATCAGCAGGGAACAAAATGATACCTTTTGCGCCACCGGTGACTAGTGCCTCAATATTGTTCAGCATGGTGGATACATCAGAACGAGAATCCTCAAACTGGAAAGTAAAGTTTGCTTCTGGGTTATCTTTTGCCCACTGCTCACAACCATCAATTACCCCGAGGTACCATGTATAAGCAGACAATTCCATGATGCTTACACCGATTTTTGTTTGATCATCAGCCCCTTCTGGTGCACCTTGGGCGAAAACCATTGTGCTCGCCAAAACAAGAACCAGTAATGTAACTACTCCTTTTTTCATATTGCTCTCCTTTTTTTCCTGTTTCCAGGATATTGATTCTATATGTCTACAACATATAATTTTCACATTCAGACTATGGTCTCTCGTAACCAATCAAGCACACAGGAAACCATATGACCTCCGAGCTCTGTGCTTGCTTCAACAGCATTTTGCGCAAACCACTCGGTATTCCTCTCGCACAAGGAGAGGTCTACGTTCTCAGGGTATGTGCCCATCATCAAGGAGGTTTCCCATTTGCCGGCATGATCAAAACCCCCGCAGGCATGCTGCGCTTCTTTACCGATCAACGGCACTACTTTTATATAGGAGAAGGGGTCATCGCCGGACCCAAGATTCTCATAGTAATCCTTGAAGCTGTTACTCCCCCACCAACCTCTTCCTCTTGTCTCTTCCATATACTCCATGATTACTTTCTTTGCAGCCTTATGGCAGGAGATAGTCATCGGCATCAGGACATCTTCTTCTGTCTGGTGGTGGACCATGAGGTAGATATTCTTGTTCCCACCATAGATGAGTGATTTCAATACAGCATAAAGGTATTGGGTGTGGGCATCTTCATCAACATGGATTGTCCCGGTTTCAGGACCCCCAACAGCATATGAGGCAACCCCGTACCAAATCGGTGGCATTACAACGATTTCTCTCTCTTTCTCCAATTCTCTCAAGCATCCATTGATCACCATCGTGTCTGTACCACAGGACGCATGATGCGCATGGTATTCAATAGTTCCGATGGGGATGATGAAGGGAACATTCCGTTTCTTGGCATCCTCAATCTGGTCGAAAAACATATCAATCAATTGCATTCTTTCCTCCTATTCACAGTACCCAGGAGTTGTATAGAAACTCACATTGCGGGGTTCGGCTCTCCCATATTGGGCTACCACAGGTACATCACTCTCCAATAGGATTGCATATTGTTCCCCGATGGTCGCTGTATGACCAGAGAAATCCTTATCTTCATTGGTCCGGAGACATCGAACTCGTTTAGCACCCACAGAAACTGTAATATTTTCAACCGGATCCTTATCAACATAAAGCAAGGTAATCGAAATGCATGCTTCTTGGTCTCCAAGGTTGGCAATGATGATAGATTCATGTCCTGGGATTGGGTTATTTCCTATGGGAGGCAACTCTGCATCAGGAAAGACCCACACTTTTTTTCCGTAGTCCACATTCGACTCCTTAAATGCTTAGCATAATCATTTCTCTCATGCTATTTATTGTAGGCTTTAAGAAATACATTCGATACATTTTTCAAGTCAAATGTAGTATAGAAACGGATTTTTGAATTTGCAAGAAAACAATAGCTGTACTAATTATTTTTTCATTAAATCGTTTCAATATATTTTAGTATAATTAATCGCTATATTTCTTGTGCATTCAAAATAGCACCATTACAATGCCACTACAGTGATACTATGAAGGAATATTTCATGAAATTGCATGTAACTAAAGCCCAATTCACCTCAACAGAGACATTGCTTCTTGAGAGTGATACTGTTCGTATTTCTACCTTTATCTTTAGAACAGGTGTGGAAGCTGTCCGTATTTCAATCGGGATTGGAACCTTTGTTTGGTTACCATTCTTTGGACAGAGCCTCTGGAGCTGGGAAATTGGTGGTATTGAACAGAAATTCAAGGGATTTGTATCTGAACCTGATTACGCTGCCAGAAACTTCCTGCATAATTATGGAGCTCTCATGATCCACTGTGGCATTACTGCAATGGGCAACCCAAGCAAGGACGACACCCATCTCCATCATGGAGAGTTGCCTCTTGCAAAATATGACAGCGCCTGGATTGAGTTCTCTGATGGACCGTTCCCAATATCATTACATGGGAGTTATCAATATACAGTTCCTTTCATTGCCTCATATGAATTCTCCCCTTCCCTCAGGATTTCCGAGACAGGTACCTCTGTATTGGTTGATTCACAGCTGAAGAACCTACAGAGAACACCAATGGAATACATGTATCTCAATCATCTGAATCTCTCATTGGACCATGTCACTGAGTTGCAGTATGGAATTGATGAATTCAACAAGAACACAGTAACAGTACTCGATGAAACCATTCCCGGTGTGGTTGATGACCCCGCTCGTTTCTTACACCCGTCGAAGATTCCCACGATCAGTCCTGAACTTGTGGCGATCATGAAGAATAAGCCAGAACATGGAGATGTGTGTGTAAATACAATGCTTCGTGAGAATCATCAGAGGATTTGGGTCGCAACAAATACCTCTACACTCGATCACACAGTTGCTTGGCTGACCAAGACGCTGGACCGCTCAGCCTGTGGGTTCAGCCTACCTGCAACAGCAGGTCCTAGAGGGAAAACAGCTGAAACCAAGCAAGGAAATATGAAACTACTTGAACCGGGTAATTCAGTAAGATTCCAGTTTGCATTTGGGTTAGATGAAAACCCAGAAAGTAAATCATTACAGACAGCAATTACTATGTTAGGAGGAATTGTATGATGGACAGGGTCAGGATCCCAGAAGAAGAGTACTTCGGGAGAATCAAGAAAGCTTCTAAGTTGATGGAAGAAGCTGGATTGGATGTTTTGGTCACTCACTGCAATGAAGCAGACTATTCATTCGTGCGGTATTTTACGAACTACTGGCCACTTTTCGAAACTGCAGGGGTGGCTATTGGACGAGATGGAAAAGCTGCTTTGATGGTAGGTCCTGAAAGCTCAAAGTACGCTGCTGACAGGAGCGTGCTCAAAGACATCTTCACCTTGTTGGAGTATCGAGAATCAGCAGATCCTGCCTATCCTGAAGCAAAAGTAAGTACATACAAAGATGTGTTTGAGTTTCTCGGAGTGAAAGGAAGCAATCTACGCATTGGTATTGCTGGATACCTGGTTACCAACCCCATTCAGCTTGAAGGTTTGAAAAGATGTTTCCCGAATGCCGAAATTATCAGGAATGAAGAGATTGTCCGATCACTCAGAATGATTAAATCTGTCAATGAGCTTGCCTGTATGCAAAGAGGGTTCGACATTGTAAAGAAAGCCACTGAGGCAGTTATGGCTGAAATCCGCCCAGGAGTAACTGAGCTCCAGATGGTTGGTATCGCACAGAAATGTATCTATGAACATGGAGCTGAATACGAAGGGCTTCCCATGTATGTATTCAGCGAAAAATCGACCAGTCATGCCATCTCCCGTTCTACCTATCGAACCATTGAAAAAGGAGACCTGGTACAGTTGAACCTTTCGGCAAAGATAGAGGGATACAGTCCAAGTATCGGGATGCCAATCAGTATGGGACCACTTGTTGGTGAGAAGCGTGACTTGGTTGAATTTTGCCTCTCCATGCATAACTGGACACTGGAGCAGGTGAAAGTAGGAGCTGAAGCATCCAAAATTGCCAAGGATTTCTATGCCAAAGCTGTTGAAGCCAGGATGCAGGACTACTTTGTATACGGACCATGTCATGGAACCGGTATGATCGAGGTAGAGGCTCCTTGGATGGAAACCTCTTCCAACTATAAGCTTCAGGAAAACATGACATTCCAAGTAGACACGTATTTTTCGGCAGAAAAGTTCGGTTGCAGGTGGGAAACAGGAATTTGCGTAAAACCTGGAAAATCTTTGTTGCTCAGTGAACCTCTTGGAAAGATTTATGAAATCCCATGCTAATATGGTAATGTAGAAGGGCTAATACGAAGAAACACCCTGTAACCAAAGGTCACGGGGTGTTTCATAGCTTTCTAGGACATATGGAAAATCAAACAGAATATTGGTAAGTAGGATACTTTTGGTTCATCACATCTTGTTATCGACAACATTTCCCTACTGATTTATCATTACTATAGCAATGGAGAGGTGCATGGCAACGATCAAGGATGTTTCAATATTAGCAGGTGTTTCGATTGGAACTGTTTCCAATTACCTTAACAAATCGAAACCGGTGAGTCCCGAAACGGCCAAGCGGATCGCCTCTGCAATTGACCAGACTGCATATAAGCCAAACTATCTTGCAAAGAACCTGAGAACCAAGCAATACAATGATATTGGTGTGTTGCTCCCAAATTTTGAAGATAACTACTATATCAAGGTATTGGAAGGAATCGAGAGTGTGTTCCGTGACACACCATACATCATCAATCTTGCACTTTCCAATGAACGAAAAGATTATGAGAAATCCTGTATTGAAACGTTTGCAAAGAAACAGATTTGCGGCTTGATCGTCTTCACCTCAATTCCTGATGAATGGAAAAAGTACTACGAAACATTCATAGAGCGAAACATCCCCTTGGTCCTCATAGACCGCAAGATGGAGGGACTGGAATGTAGTTTTGTCATGAATGATAATTATACTACCCTCTTGGAGCTCACCAGAGCACTTATCAAAGACGAGAAGAAGAACTTATTCTTATTTACTGGTCCAGAGAAATATTACTGCGAATCAGAATGCATCAGGGGCTTTTCAACTGCATTTGAACATGCTGCAATGGAAATTCCCAAGAACCATATCATTACGCCACTACTGAGCAAGGAAGACACGTTCAGAGCTGTCGTCAGTATGTCCAGTATTCTCAAAGAACAAAAACCTGATGCCATCCTTACCACCTCGGAGAACAAGGCAAAAGGTATTATTGAGAGCCTATTGTTCCTAGGGTATTCCCAAGATGATATTCCCGTTGTCACGCTGGGAGAGGAACACTGGAACTCCCTCACCTACAGTGATGCCTCTCTCTCCACACTGAGACCAGCAATCAAGATCGGATCAACAGCTGCATCAATACTTGTGGATGAGATTGAGCGCCCAGTTCTTGAAAGCAAAAACATTATTTTCTCAGACCGGATAACCGGAGACACTATAGAGAACCATCACCTGTTTGGAATACAGGAGAGGCCAAAGCAGTTCAGTGGCACAGATTTGAATGTGCTGATGCTCGACACCACCCAGACCCATGCACTTATCAGCATTCTAGACAATTTCTCTGCACATTTTGGTTTTAAGCCCAAGATATCTGTCATTTCTCACCAAAAATTACTTGAGAAGATATTGGAAGAAAAACAAAATCCTCAAACACAGGGACAAAGTGATGTCATCATGTATGATATCCCTTGGCTGGAAACACTGGTACAAAACGAGATTCTTGCCGATATCACCGACAAGACACGGGACTCAGAAAAATACAATGAACTATTTTTCCCGAATTCTGCAGAGTTTTTCGGCCAATGGAAAGATAATGTATATGGACTTCCGTTTATGTATGCCCCACAGATTTTATACTACCGAAAAGACCTTTTCGAAGATGAAACCAACCAAGCCGCCTATAGAAAGAAATTCCGTACTGCATTGAAACCTCCAAAGACATGGAAAGAGTTCAATGCCATAGCACAGTTCTTCACCGTACATTCGGATTCCATTAACTACGGAACTTCCTTCCCTGCGGCCTATCCTGAATGCCTCGCACCTGAGATCTTCCTAAGGTTGCTTTCTTTCAATAAGGATAATCCTCTTACGAAAGCTTCGACCAATCTTCTTCTAAATAACCAGAACGTACTCAAGAGCTATGTTGCAACACTTCGTTTGTTGAAATATGTCAAACCCAATTATCTGGAATCTAATGAAGAGAGTGTGGTCAAGGATTTTCTCTGCGGAGAGACGGCAATGGTTATCACCTATCCTTCATTCTTTAATAAGATTGCCCTTCAAACTGACCAAGTTATCAAAGAAGAGAATATTGGATACAGTGAAATTCCTGGGGGTATACCAATCCTTGGTGGATGGGGCCTTGGGATCAGCTCAAGCAGCACAAAGAAAGCACAAGCATTTGAATTCATCAAATGGGCATGCATGGACACCATTAGCTCATATTTTGCAGTCCTAGGAGGATTTTCTGCGGTACGCAAGACCTATCTCAATGACGAGTTGGCGAAGCTCTATCCTTGGTTCCCTCTTTACTGTTCATCATACAAATATGGGAAACCCATTATTCCACCTACAAATACAGAGGGTAAGGTTATTCCGCAGAATAAGATTGATACCATCATATGTAATTGGTTCTACCAACTGATGGAAAAAGAGATTGATGTACAAGTGGCTATTCGTAATACACAGGAAGAACTAGCTGCATTGTAGAGAAACGTACTGATTAACCACTTGATTAATCAAAAACCACATGGTTACTCGTTTTTTAAAATCACGTTTTCCTTTAAAACGTACGAGTAAACAATCATCCAATCATCACCTTATACACCTCTCCCCTATGCTCAGAGGCGAAGGTGAAAGCTTCAACTACCTGGTCGAAGGGGAATCGGTGGGAGATGATACCTTCAACCGAGAGAGCTTTGGAAGCCAAGAGTGACAGTACTGGGCCAAAAGTATTACAGTATCGGTTCACTCCCCTGACATCCAGCTCTTTCTCGATGACTGTCTCCATGGAGAACGGGAATGATGAGACCTCTGGCCAACCGACCAGGACAATCACCCCGCCCCGCTTTGCAAGAAATGGTGTGGAGGAGGCTCCCTTGCTGGAGCCGGAGGTATCGAACACAACATCAACACCCCTTCCCCCGGTTAAGGAATGAATTTGTTCAGTTGTTGATTCCTTCCCTGCATGAATCACACCATCGGCTCCCAGTTCCTTCGCTTTTTCCAGTCGGGAATCGAACACATCGGTCATGTACACCTTGCTTGCCCCAAAAGAACGGGCAACCAGCATGGTAATCAAGCCAATCGGGCCGGAACCCACGATGGCAACAGAGGAGCCCGGCTTTAACCCAGCACGGTTGCATGCCTGCATACCAACCGACAAGGGTTCAACCAACGCACCCTCTTCCAAAGACACCCCGTCAGGAAGTCGGTGTAACATGGAACCATCAATAGACACATACTCGGTAAAGGTACCATTGACCGGAGGAGCAGAGAGGAACACCACATCAGGGCAAAGGTTATACCGTCCACTGCGACAGAACTCACACTTCCCACAGGGAATGCCTGGTTCAATGACCACCAGCTCACCTACAGAGAAGCCAGGGCCTTCCACCACTTTTCCTACTGCTTCGTGACCTGGTATATAGGGTTCATCAACCACAAAGGGGCCAAGTTTTCCCTCAGTAAAGAAGTGGATGTCTGATCCACAAAGCCCATTGGCCAGGATCTGCACCAGGACCTCATGTTCTTTCCGCTCTGGTACAGGAACCTGTTCCAGACGTAAGTCCTTTTTCCCATAGAGAACTGCTGCTTTCATCATCCTATTTTCCCTCATTTCGTGCCAATGAAGCTATTTCCTCGAGCGTAAGATTGCAATTAGGTGCAAACTGATCACTCTGCATATAGGAAAGTATTGAATGGAACAACTGACGAGCAACCTTACGCCGCTCTAGGCTAGAAGTCAGATCCATGCTGCAGACCATCAATTTACCCGGACCAATCATGCATTCAAACAGCAATCCAAGCTTGTGACTCCTGAACCATGTGTCGATCGGCTGTACCATGGGGGACAGCTCATGGGGAAGATCATCGAGGACCATGGCACTGCTGCCATGTACCAACTCCCACCACTGCCAATCACTATGGTCCTCAGTCGGAAACTCAGAAAAGACCTGATGCCCAGCGTCCACTACCATCCCAAGGGTATGAGGTGCCTGTCCACCAGTCCAGGAGGTGTTCCAGAACACAGAGGAGAATCCTAAAGCCACCTCCGGTTCTCCAGAGCTGAGCAACAGAACCTTTTTCCCATCTAGAAGCGCACCACGGCTCTTCTCATCCAAACAATCCGTTACCAGCACATCCCCTGTCTCAAGTTCCACCTCTCGAGGGAACACCCAGATATCCCATGAGTTTTCCTTACTTGGATCCTCCAAGGTAACAGAGAAAGTCAGCTTCTGAGCAGTAACGAGTTCGGGAATGGATAGAGAAAGGGTAGCCAATGGCTGTAATCCCCTGCCTACAGCTTGCTCAGTGAAGAGAGAACCACATTGTACCTGACATCCTTTTCCATCGTTCAAACTCCAGGTTACCTTCGGTTGCTCAATTGCATTGCGACCAAAGTTTGCCAGCTCAATCTCTGCCTCCAGTGTTTCACCTGCGGTATAGTACCGCCTGGGAAGTCTGGCAAGTAGGACGATATCATCACAGAACCTTCTGAACTGCTCACCGCTACAGTAACCCTTCTCCTGCCAGAAAGCATTCAATACTCCTTCCAGGGCAGTACCCTGGCCAGGGAAGTCTGTGAGGGCCAACAACTGGACCCCAGCAAGGTTTCCAGTCCTCAGGGCTGCTTCCATCTCTTCCTTGTAGCACAGCACCTGCTGGAACCCCGAGGCTTGCAGGAACCGATCCGCTTGACCAGAGAGTCCACGCCGTTCGAGAATATCGGCAAAAACCTCGAAGTTGCGCGGCTTCAGGTACCCTTTATACTCCTTCATCTCAGAGAAGTCAGGAAAGACACACCACTGTCCCATCTCATGGGTCACCACAGGGCCAGGATACTTTTCACAGATGGCTGTGTAATCACTACAGGTCTCAGGTGCCCTTGCGTTGATCCTGGAATCCAATTCCTCACCCCAGGCTTGTATGCGGGGTTCAGGTACTACCTGGTACGCATTCTCTTCCAAGGCAGGCCATCCAGATGCAGAGGTATGCAGCCGTCTTGCATCCTTCACATTCCATGTGGATGCCCAGAGGCCAAGGACTTCCTTATCGCGGCCGTCAGGTTCATTCCCACTGGCAAAGAAAAGGAATGAGGGATGGTTCCCGTACTCAGCTACAATCCTATCAGATTCAGAGAAGAGCCAATCATCAAAGGCCTTGTTCTCATCATAAGCCACTCCCTGGTTCTTCCAGATCGGGCACTCCACCTGCAAGTAGAATCCCATACGATCGGCAACGCTGAAAGCTGCCTCAGGTGGGCACCAGGAGTGGAAACGGACATGGTTCAACCCATATGCCTTGCTCTGGGAGAAGAGGTACTCCCAATACTCCTCCTCCATAGGAGGATGTCCGGTCTTTGGAAAAACACAGCACTCCACCGTCCCTCGGAGGAATAGCTGCTTCCCATTCACAAATATATGTTTTCCTTTGGCCTCTACACTTCTGAGGCCAATCTGGAAGGACTTCTCATCAACAACACTCTCCCCTGACTCAAGCAGTACCTGAACATCCTCAAGGTTTGGAGCATACTCATCCCAGCGAGGCACCTCGGTAAGCTCCAGATGAAAAGCAGTTGTTCCTGGCCTCACACTTTTGCTGAGAGTGACAGCGTCTTTCCCTGGTCTTTTAATCTGTAATGCAACCTCAGCTTCTTGCTCTCCGTGATTCTCCACACCAACAGTACAGAGTGCAGCATTGCGTTTTGTATTCGAATATACACTGACCTCCCCCAAAGACAAAGCAGCTATTGGGAGCAGTGCCAGCTGACCCACAATCCCATTCCACGGTCCTTGGGTCTGGTCGGAAATGCTGTGAGCGTTGGGTCCTACCTCGTGTATCATCCGGTTATCAACGCGAATGACCAACACTACTTCCTCATCATCCAATGAAGGAACATCATAGCGGTGTGGAACGCTCAGACTGTCACAGGACCCAATAAACACCCCGTTCACCCATACACGAGTCTCCCAGTGTGGACGCTCGAGGACCAACTGCCAGGAATTATTATTATGCTTTGGAATGGTAATATGCTTTACATACCACGCTGGGCCGATAAACCGTGTTTCGGGTTGCAGCCAGTAGGGGAAGCGAAATGCATCATCCCCTCTGTATGGCTCATAGAGTGGGTCTTGTAAAAACTCATTACCAAACTGCGAACCTACCCACTCAGTCTTACTGGTTATAGGGCTCCCAATACCAGAGAGTTCAAGGCTGCCAGGAAGCGTTATTGGATGTGCATGTTTCCCTACCAAGGAAGCCGGTTCATACCACTTTTCAGACAATCCCCTATCCTCTTCATCAAGAAACACCTGCCACTGGCCACGTAGATCAATTTTCTCTCTCATATAACTAGCCTTATCCTTATTGCTTGACAGCACCTGCTGTCAGGCCACGTATATAATACTTCTGCACTGCGAGGAAGATTGCAACGGTCGGGATGCAAACCAACGTCGAGGCAGCCATTGCCGGCCCGTAGGGCGGCGCTGACCCTGCTGATACCCCGGTAAGCATGTTCGCCATACCGATGGGGAGGGTCATGGACAACTCCTGCCGAATGGCGATCAAGGGCCAAAGGAAGTTGTTCCAGCTGTTAATGAACGTGATAATGCCCAAACTTGCCAGGGCAGGCACCATAATCGGCAAGGCAATCTGGAAGAATATCCTCAGATCCCCTGCCCCATCTATCTTCGCTGAATCCAGCAAGGCATTAGGGACATAGGATGCATACTGATTCATC
This sequence is a window from uncultured Sphaerochaeta sp.. Protein-coding genes within it:
- a CDS encoding sugar ABC transporter substrate-binding protein, which produces MKKGVVTLLVLVLASTMVFAQGAPEGADDQTKIGVSIMELSAYTWYLGVIDGCEQWAKDNPEANFTFQFEDSRSDVSTMLNNIEALVTGGAKGIILFPADASSAIPTMKQYVAKGIPFVIGDYAQNPQKESDIVWETFVGHDMRMLGETAGKVAVEYLKTLNKQNPVCLFISRPTSGQVSLDRYEGFRDVVLASFPKARIIEEGDVGAGSRDSAQSLMENVLQREPVIDVVSGHNDAEVVGAYNAAKAANRREIKFIGIAGDKDVLSYITDGNESWIGEVLQNPVDLGYQATEAMYQALVEKKTLEKVWDLPKPEAITPANVADYDWQNWSWL
- a CDS encoding creatininase family protein; translated protein: MQLIDMFFDQIEDAKKRNVPFIIPIGTIEYHAHHASCGTDTMVINGCLRELEKEREIVVMPPIWYGVASYAVGGPETGTIHVDEDAHTQYLYAVLKSLIYGGNKNIYLMVHHQTEEDVLMPMTISCHKAAKKVIMEYMEETRGRGWWGSNSFKDYYENLGSGDDPFSYIKVVPLIGKEAQHACGGFDHAGKWETSLMMGTYPENVDLSLCERNTEWFAQNAVEASTELGGHMVSCVLDWLRETIV
- a CDS encoding sensory rhodopsin transducer, giving the protein MDYGKKVWVFPDAELPPIGNNPIPGHESIIIANLGDQEACISITLLYVDKDPVENITVSVGAKRVRCLRTNEDKDFSGHTATIGEQYAILLESDVPVVAQYGRAEPRNVSFYTTPGYCE
- a CDS encoding DUF4432 family protein, whose translation is MKLHVTKAQFTSTETLLLESDTVRISTFIFRTGVEAVRISIGIGTFVWLPFFGQSLWSWEIGGIEQKFKGFVSEPDYAARNFLHNYGALMIHCGITAMGNPSKDDTHLHHGELPLAKYDSAWIEFSDGPFPISLHGSYQYTVPFIASYEFSPSLRISETGTSVLVDSQLKNLQRTPMEYMYLNHLNLSLDHVTELQYGIDEFNKNTVTVLDETIPGVVDDPARFLHPSKIPTISPELVAIMKNKPEHGDVCVNTMLRENHQRIWVATNTSTLDHTVAWLTKTLDRSACGFSLPATAGPRGKTAETKQGNMKLLEPGNSVRFQFAFGLDENPESKSLQTAITMLGGIV
- a CDS encoding M24 family metallopeptidase; translated protein: MMDRVRIPEEEYFGRIKKASKLMEEAGLDVLVTHCNEADYSFVRYFTNYWPLFETAGVAIGRDGKAALMVGPESSKYAADRSVLKDIFTLLEYRESADPAYPEAKVSTYKDVFEFLGVKGSNLRIGIAGYLVTNPIQLEGLKRCFPNAEIIRNEEIVRSLRMIKSVNELACMQRGFDIVKKATEAVMAEIRPGVTELQMVGIAQKCIYEHGAEYEGLPMYVFSEKSTSHAISRSTYRTIEKGDLVQLNLSAKIEGYSPSIGMPISMGPLVGEKRDLVEFCLSMHNWTLEQVKVGAEASKIAKDFYAKAVEARMQDYFVYGPCHGTGMIEVEAPWMETSSNYKLQENMTFQVDTYFSAEKFGCRWETGICVKPGKSLLLSEPLGKIYEIPC
- a CDS encoding extracellular solute-binding protein; the protein is MATIKDVSILAGVSIGTVSNYLNKSKPVSPETAKRIASAIDQTAYKPNYLAKNLRTKQYNDIGVLLPNFEDNYYIKVLEGIESVFRDTPYIINLALSNERKDYEKSCIETFAKKQICGLIVFTSIPDEWKKYYETFIERNIPLVLIDRKMEGLECSFVMNDNYTTLLELTRALIKDEKKNLFLFTGPEKYYCESECIRGFSTAFEHAAMEIPKNHIITPLLSKEDTFRAVVSMSSILKEQKPDAILTTSENKAKGIIESLLFLGYSQDDIPVVTLGEEHWNSLTYSDASLSTLRPAIKIGSTAASILVDEIERPVLESKNIIFSDRITGDTIENHHLFGIQERPKQFSGTDLNVLMLDTTQTHALISILDNFSAHFGFKPKISVISHQKLLEKILEEKQNPQTQGQSDVIMYDIPWLETLVQNEILADITDKTRDSEKYNELFFPNSAEFFGQWKDNVYGLPFMYAPQILYYRKDLFEDETNQAAYRKKFRTALKPPKTWKEFNAIAQFFTVHSDSINYGTSFPAAYPECLAPEIFLRLLSFNKDNPLTKASTNLLLNNQNVLKSYVATLRLLKYVKPNYLESNEESVVKDFLCGETAMVITYPSFFNKIALQTDQVIKEENIGYSEIPGGIPILGGWGLGISSSSTKKAQAFEFIKWACMDTISSYFAVLGGFSAVRKTYLNDELAKLYPWFPLYCSSYKYGKPIIPPTNTEGKVIPQNKIDTIICNWFYQLMEKEIDVQVAIRNTQEELAAL
- a CDS encoding NAD(P)-dependent alcohol dehydrogenase encodes the protein MMKAAVLYGKKDLRLEQVPVPERKEHEVLVQILANGLCGSDIHFFTEGKLGPFVVDEPYIPGHEAVGKVVEGPGFSVGELVVIEPGIPCGKCEFCRSGRYNLCPDVVFLSAPPVNGTFTEYVSIDGSMLHRLPDGVSLEEGALVEPLSVGMQACNRAGLKPGSSVAIVGSGPIGLITMLVARSFGASKVYMTDVFDSRLEKAKELGADGVIHAGKESTTEQIHSLTGGRGVDVVFDTSGSSKGASSTPFLAKRGGVIVLVGWPEVSSFPFSMETVIEKELDVRGVNRYCNTFGPVLSLLASKALSVEGIISHRFPFDQVVEAFTFASEHRGEVYKVMIG
- a CDS encoding glycoside hydrolase family 2 TIM barrel-domain containing protein; protein product: MREKIDLRGQWQVFLDEEDRGLSEKWYEPASLVGKHAHPITLPGSLELSGIGSPITSKTEWVGSQFGNEFLQDPLYEPYRGDDAFRFPYWLQPETRFIGPAWYVKHITIPKHNNNSWQLVLERPHWETRVWVNGVFIGSCDSLSVPHRYDVPSLDDEEVVLVIRVDNRMIHEVGPNAHSISDQTQGPWNGIVGQLALLPIAALSLGEVSVYSNTKRNAALCTVGVENHGEQEAEVALQIKRPGKDAVTLSKSVRPGTTAFHLELTEVPRWDEYAPNLEDVQVLLESGESVVDEKSFQIGLRSVEAKGKHIFVNGKQLFLRGTVECCVFPKTGHPPMEEEYWEYLFSQSKAYGLNHVRFHSWCPPEAAFSVADRMGFYLQVECPIWKNQGVAYDENKAFDDWLFSESDRIVAEYGNHPSFLFFASGNEPDGRDKEVLGLWASTWNVKDARRLHTSASGWPALEENAYQVVPEPRIQAWGEELDSRINARAPETCSDYTAICEKYPGPVVTHEMGQWCVFPDFSEMKEYKGYLKPRNFEVFADILERRGLSGQADRFLQASGFQQVLCYKEEMEAALRTGNLAGVQLLALTDFPGQGTALEGVLNAFWQEKGYCSGEQFRRFCDDIVLLARLPRRYYTAGETLEAEIELANFGRNAIEQPKVTWSLNDGKGCQVQCGSLFTEQAVGRGLQPLATLSLSIPELVTAQKLTFSVTLEDPSKENSWDIWVFPREVELETGDVLVTDCLDEKSRGALLDGKKVLLLSSGEPEVALGFSSVFWNTSWTGGQAPHTLGMVVDAGHQVFSEFPTEDHSDWQWWELVHGSSAMVLDDLPHELSPMVQPIDTWFRSHKLGLLFECMIGPGKLMVCSMDLTSSLERRKVARQLFHSILSYMQSDQFAPNCNLTLEEIASLARNEGK